A genomic segment from Yimella sp. cx-51 encodes:
- a CDS encoding SufE family protein, with protein sequence MSEDTATTMPASLAEISRDFLELDPKDRLQLLLEFADELPDLPARYADAPEKLEQVHECQSPLFLVVEVAQEPGVDTDDQVVSLFFSAPREAPTTRGFAGILHEGLDGLSVKEVLATSDQAPMKFGLAEVVSPLRLRGMVAMLSRIKRQVRLRTQ encoded by the coding sequence ATGAGCGAAGACACCGCGACCACGATGCCTGCGTCGTTGGCGGAGATCTCCCGCGACTTCCTGGAGCTTGACCCCAAGGATCGCCTGCAGTTGCTGCTGGAGTTCGCCGACGAGTTGCCCGACCTGCCGGCGCGCTACGCCGACGCTCCGGAGAAGTTGGAGCAAGTGCATGAGTGCCAGTCGCCGCTCTTCCTGGTGGTCGAGGTGGCGCAGGAGCCGGGCGTCGACACCGACGACCAGGTGGTGTCGTTGTTCTTCTCGGCCCCGCGTGAGGCGCCTACTACGCGCGGTTTCGCGGGCATCCTGCACGAGGGGCTCGACGGTCTGAGCGTGAAAGAGGTGTTGGCCACCTCCGACCAGGCGCCGATGAAATTCGGTCTGGCCGAAGTGGTCTCGCCACTGCGGCTGCGCGGGATGGTGGCGATGCTCTCGCGCATCAAGCGTCAGGTGCGCCTGCGGACGCAGTGA
- a CDS encoding succinate dehydrogenase cytochrome b subunit, translating into MAVTGLIFVAFAFVHMIGNLKVYLGAESLDHYAVWLRTVGQPLLPVEGVLWILRVVLLIALVAHIGCAVILWRRARVARGAHRAPLRRRTLLPSSMLLTGIALLAFIVFHLLDLTTGQAGPSNFRATTHTEAHAYANLIGSFERPVAALAYVIAMLALAAHVAHGVWTAVQDLGVTGRRSRAVAQLTGRAIALAVLLGNASIPIAVQIGALR; encoded by the coding sequence ATGGCTGTGACCGGTCTGATCTTCGTTGCGTTCGCCTTCGTGCACATGATCGGCAACCTGAAGGTCTACCTCGGCGCCGAGTCGCTCGACCACTACGCGGTCTGGTTGCGCACGGTCGGCCAACCGTTGCTGCCGGTCGAGGGCGTGTTGTGGATCCTGCGCGTCGTCCTGCTCATCGCGCTGGTCGCACACATCGGATGCGCCGTGATCCTCTGGCGACGCGCACGGGTCGCCCGCGGGGCGCATCGAGCCCCGTTGCGGCGGCGCACCCTGCTGCCCAGCAGCATGCTGCTGACCGGCATTGCACTGCTGGCGTTCATTGTCTTCCACCTCCTCGACCTCACCACCGGCCAGGCGGGTCCGAGCAATTTCCGGGCCACCACCCACACCGAGGCCCATGCGTACGCCAACCTCATCGGCAGTTTTGAACGACCAGTCGCGGCGCTCGCCTATGTCATCGCCATGCTGGCTCTCGCCGCCCACGTCGCCCACGGGGTGTGGACCGCGGTGCAAGACCTCGGCGTGACCGGTCGGCGCAGCCGCGCGGTCGCCCAACTGACCGGACGCGCAATTGCCCTGGCGGTGCTGTTGGGCAATGCATCGATCCCGATTGCCGTGCAGATCGGGGCTTTGCGATGA
- a CDS encoding maleylpyruvate isomerase family mycothiol-dependent enzyme: MEIWTLVHAERHALIDDLSTLTAAQWEVDSLSDGWSVHDVAAHLVDNALATPFGLVKAMAKARFDFDRQNANGVAAQRGSTPAATLDRLHAVADRTTGPPEKLAALASRLVEEIAHGEDIRRPLGLTRAYPPEAVGAAIDYQLSAPDKFGGAKSIGERVRLVATDTDFTAGQGPEVRAPALELLMLTTGRQPREGSLDGPGVDLL; encoded by the coding sequence ATGGAGATCTGGACGCTGGTGCACGCCGAACGTCACGCCCTCATCGACGACCTGAGCACGCTCACCGCAGCGCAATGGGAGGTCGATTCGCTGAGCGACGGTTGGAGCGTGCACGATGTCGCCGCCCACCTGGTCGACAACGCTCTCGCTACGCCGTTCGGGCTGGTGAAAGCCATGGCGAAGGCACGCTTCGACTTCGACCGACAGAACGCCAATGGTGTTGCAGCACAGCGTGGCTCGACGCCAGCGGCCACCCTCGATCGCCTGCACGCGGTGGCTGATCGCACCACAGGACCGCCCGAGAAGCTCGCTGCTCTAGCCAGCCGGTTGGTCGAGGAGATCGCCCACGGCGAAGACATCCGGCGTCCGCTCGGGCTGACCCGCGCGTATCCGCCCGAGGCAGTCGGCGCGGCGATCGACTACCAACTCTCGGCGCCCGACAAGTTCGGCGGCGCCAAGAGCATCGGCGAACGCGTGCGGCTGGTGGCGACCGACACTGACTTCACCGCTGGCCAGGGGCCGGAAGTGCGCGCACCAGCGTTGGAGTTACTGATGCTCACTACCGGCCGCCAGCCGCGGGAGGGGTCGTTGGACGGCCCGGGCGTCGACCTGCTCTGA
- a CDS encoding CPBP family intramembrane glutamic endopeptidase: MRRSSHLIERLRRSPWLQPVDRDHWQTPSEFKRRQLVSLGTLVIGAPVLRTALRQPPGSRSFQVWTIALAGVWTAGALASGPLHVGHSHSSRGPVRPLVRPLAIGSAAVGLFSVGGMAVVQVPLLRKEIESVIQHARHGDMRIVVPLTIITGAAEELFFRGALYAATPQPHQVAVTTAVYGTTTLATGNPMLVFASVLLGTITGLARRVTGGVVSPIIIHGTWSTGMLVILPRLTERAAAWGERLIGQRTA, translated from the coding sequence ATGCGTCGTTCGTCACATCTGATCGAGCGTCTTCGGCGATCGCCCTGGCTGCAACCGGTCGATCGCGACCATTGGCAGACTCCTTCCGAGTTCAAGCGTCGGCAGCTCGTCTCCCTCGGCACCCTGGTGATCGGCGCCCCGGTGCTGCGCACGGCTCTGCGCCAGCCGCCCGGCAGCCGCTCGTTCCAGGTGTGGACGATCGCGCTCGCCGGGGTGTGGACGGCCGGCGCCCTGGCGTCCGGGCCATTGCACGTGGGCCACTCGCACTCCTCTCGCGGACCGGTGCGGCCGCTCGTGCGCCCCTTGGCGATCGGCTCGGCAGCCGTCGGACTCTTCTCGGTCGGCGGCATGGCAGTGGTGCAGGTTCCGCTGCTGCGCAAAGAGATCGAGAGCGTGATCCAGCACGCCCGGCACGGCGACATGCGCATCGTCGTGCCGCTGACGATCATCACCGGCGCCGCCGAGGAACTCTTCTTCCGTGGTGCGCTCTACGCCGCCACCCCACAGCCGCACCAGGTGGCCGTGACCACCGCGGTCTACGGCACGACCACACTGGCCACCGGAAACCCGATGCTGGTCTTCGCCTCGGTGCTGCTCGGCACGATCACGGGGCTCGCCCGCCGCGTGACCGGCGGCGTGGTGTCGCCGATCATCATCCACGGCACCTGGTCGACGGGCATGCTCGTGATCCTCCCCCGCCTGACCGAGCGCGCCGCCGCATGGGGCGAACGCCTGATCGGACAGCGCACCGCATGA
- a CDS encoding succinate dehydrogenase/fumarate reductase iron-sulfur subunit, whose translation MKLKVWRQAGPDDAGRFETHELEGVSPQMSLLELLDVLNDQIAAAGGEPIAFESDCREGICGACGVTVDGMPHGPVPNTPSCRQHLRAFGEVSALTIEPLRSAAFPVVRDLVVDRSALDELVEAGGFVSLMAGTAPDADALPVTHEAAEEALDFAACIGCGACVAACPNGAAHLYAGAKLAHLALLPQPALERGRRAVEMTNALDEQFGPCSTYGECAQICPAGIPLTTIAVVSRERARAKRRKRDD comes from the coding sequence ATGAAGCTGAAGGTGTGGCGCCAGGCCGGCCCCGATGATGCGGGACGTTTCGAGACCCACGAGCTCGAGGGCGTCAGCCCGCAGATGTCGCTGCTCGAACTGCTGGACGTGCTCAACGACCAGATCGCCGCTGCGGGCGGCGAACCCATCGCTTTCGAGTCGGACTGCCGGGAGGGCATCTGCGGCGCCTGCGGGGTGACCGTCGACGGCATGCCGCACGGCCCCGTCCCCAACACTCCCTCGTGCCGCCAGCACCTGCGGGCTTTCGGTGAGGTCAGTGCGCTGACGATCGAGCCGCTGCGATCGGCTGCCTTCCCGGTCGTGCGTGATCTGGTGGTCGATCGCTCCGCGCTGGACGAACTGGTCGAAGCAGGCGGTTTCGTCTCGCTCATGGCGGGCACCGCCCCTGATGCCGACGCGCTCCCCGTCACTCACGAAGCGGCGGAGGAGGCACTCGACTTCGCCGCCTGTATCGGCTGCGGCGCGTGTGTCGCGGCCTGCCCCAACGGCGCGGCCCATCTCTACGCCGGAGCCAAGCTGGCGCACCTGGCGTTGCTGCCGCAACCAGCCCTGGAACGTGGACGCCGGGCGGTGGAGATGACCAATGCCCTCGACGAGCAGTTCGGACCCTGCTCCACCTACGGCGAATGCGCTCAGATCTGCCCGGCCGGGATTCCGCTCACCACGATCGCCGTGGTTTCCAGAGAACGCGCCCGTGCCAAACGACGCAAGCGGGACGACTGA
- a CDS encoding discoidin domain-containing protein, whose product MPLRTRARRAITLAATAGLATFAVTLPPADATLTGVAHWYEPTSPQANDSQVNATGAPFTGTQPGGSVRGYVDAHTHLMSNVGFGGSIVCGATFSPNGAPDALRDCDSHGSDGSTGLIENLTNLEGKSSFAKHDTAGYPTFKDWPKWSSLTHQQMYYKWVERAWRGGQRIMVADAVNNNVLCSLPVQVNKYSCDDMDTVRRQIAETKNLQTFIDNQYGGPGKGWFRIATTPAQARQIVAEGKLAVILGVEVSNPFGCTTKLGVPMCTTGDIDRGLDEFKSLGVSSMFLCHKFDNALCGVRYDEGTTGVIVNVGNFLNTGEWWKPTVCTGTQHDNTIANTDIPNDVLKHLPAGTFLPVYPKGPHCNTKGLTGLGEYALKGMIKRGMTVEIDHMSTKAAGRTLDILEQYKYPGVVSTHSWMDRSYTERLYRLGGFVTPYGHSAGEFAAEAQDPGMKALRAKYDVGLGYGMDMNGFGGTPRPPLMARAEAAPSTSQTHKSLTATAGKGISYPYTALGGTVMDRQVTGQRTWDYNVDGVAHYGQVPDWVQDLKNISGTPIQDDLARGAESYLRTYAGARGWAAGPNLALNRPTTSRSNEWAPFGGLAAAKATDGRTDTRWASGNWGVDPQWLRVDLGSSQRIGRVVIDWESAYAKSYQVQVSDDGTTWRSVSATTTGDGGLDVAVFNEPGRTMPTARYVRVLGQQRGTNYGYSIKELQVYGS is encoded by the coding sequence ATGCCGCTGCGCACCCGTGCCCGACGGGCCATCACGCTGGCCGCAACGGCCGGATTGGCCACCTTCGCCGTCACCTTGCCACCCGCGGACGCCACGCTCACCGGCGTCGCACACTGGTACGAGCCCACGAGCCCCCAGGCCAACGACTCGCAGGTCAACGCCACCGGAGCGCCCTTCACCGGCACCCAACCGGGCGGCTCGGTGCGCGGATATGTCGACGCCCACACCCACCTGATGAGCAATGTCGGCTTCGGCGGGTCGATCGTCTGCGGTGCGACCTTCAGCCCCAACGGAGCGCCGGACGCGTTGCGCGACTGCGACAGTCACGGCTCGGACGGCTCGACCGGGCTCATCGAGAACCTCACCAACCTCGAGGGCAAGAGTTCCTTCGCCAAGCACGACACCGCCGGCTACCCCACCTTCAAGGACTGGCCGAAGTGGTCGTCCCTCACCCACCAGCAGATGTACTACAAGTGGGTCGAGCGGGCGTGGCGCGGCGGGCAGCGCATCATGGTCGCGGACGCCGTCAACAACAACGTGCTGTGCAGCCTGCCGGTGCAAGTCAACAAGTACAGCTGCGACGACATGGACACCGTGCGCCGGCAGATCGCCGAGACCAAGAACCTGCAGACCTTCATCGACAACCAGTACGGCGGTCCGGGCAAGGGCTGGTTCCGCATCGCCACCACCCCCGCCCAGGCGCGACAGATCGTCGCCGAAGGAAAGCTGGCGGTCATCCTCGGCGTGGAGGTGTCCAACCCCTTCGGCTGCACCACCAAGCTCGGCGTGCCGATGTGCACGACCGGAGACATCGACCGCGGCCTGGACGAGTTCAAGAGCCTCGGTGTGAGCTCGATGTTCCTGTGTCACAAGTTCGACAACGCGCTGTGCGGAGTGCGTTACGACGAAGGCACCACCGGCGTGATCGTCAACGTCGGCAACTTCCTCAACACCGGCGAATGGTGGAAGCCCACGGTTTGCACCGGAACGCAGCACGACAACACCATCGCCAACACCGACATCCCGAACGACGTGCTGAAGCACCTGCCCGCGGGCACTTTCCTGCCGGTCTACCCCAAGGGTCCGCATTGCAACACCAAGGGCCTGACCGGTCTGGGTGAGTACGCGCTCAAGGGCATGATCAAGCGCGGCATGACCGTCGAGATCGACCACATGAGTACCAAGGCTGCGGGTCGGACGCTCGACATCCTCGAGCAGTACAAGTACCCCGGCGTCGTCTCGACGCACAGCTGGATGGACCGCAGCTACACCGAACGCCTCTACCGGCTGGGCGGATTCGTCACCCCCTACGGCCACTCCGCCGGCGAATTCGCCGCCGAGGCACAGGACCCGGGCATGAAGGCCCTGCGCGCGAAGTACGACGTCGGCCTCGGCTACGGCATGGACATGAACGGCTTCGGGGGCACCCCGCGTCCGCCGTTGATGGCTCGCGCTGAGGCCGCACCCTCGACCTCCCAGACACACAAGTCGTTGACGGCGACGGCCGGCAAGGGAATCAGTTACCCCTACACCGCGCTGGGCGGCACGGTCATGGACCGACAGGTCACCGGGCAGCGCACCTGGGACTACAACGTCGATGGCGTGGCGCACTACGGCCAGGTGCCCGACTGGGTGCAGGACCTCAAGAACATCTCCGGCACCCCCATCCAGGACGACCTCGCCCGTGGAGCCGAGTCGTACCTGCGCACCTACGCCGGTGCCCGCGGATGGGCAGCGGGCCCGAACCTCGCCCTGAACCGTCCGACCACGTCCAGATCGAACGAGTGGGCACCCTTCGGCGGTCTCGCGGCAGCCAAGGCGACGGACGGCCGCACCGACACCCGCTGGGCCAGCGGCAATTGGGGCGTCGACCCGCAATGGCTGCGCGTCGATCTCGGCAGTAGCCAGCGCATCGGTCGCGTCGTCATCGACTGGGAATCGGCTTACGCCAAGAGCTACCAGGTGCAGGTCTCCGACGACGGCACCACCTGGCGGTCGGTGTCGGCCACGACCACCGGTGACGGTGGCCTCGACGTCGCGGTCTTCAACGAACCCGGACGCACCATGCCGACCGCGCGGTACGTGCGCGTGCTCGGGCAGCAGCGCGGCACCAACTACGGCTACTCGATCAAGGAGCTGCAGGTCTACGGCAGCTGA
- a CDS encoding sulfurtransferase, with the protein MTNVASSNEFAEYAHPERLVSTDWLAQQIADGKTGPGSSIAILESDEDVLLYDVGHIPTSLKLDWHQDLNDPLSRDYVDGEQLAKVLTERGIGRDTTIVIYGDKSNWWAAYALWVLTLFGHEDVRLLDGGRAKWIAEDRELTRDVPSVSPATGADAYPVVERKDAEIRAFKEDVLEHLGKPMVDVRSPGEFSGELLHMPDYPQEGAMRGGHIPGAKSVPWARAANEDGTFKSRAELEEIYQSEQGLSPEDDVVAYCRIGERSSHTWFVLTHLLGFDKVRNYDGSWTEWGNSVRVPIEK; encoded by the coding sequence ATGACCAACGTCGCTTCATCGAATGAATTCGCCGAGTACGCCCACCCCGAGCGGTTGGTGAGCACCGACTGGCTCGCACAGCAGATCGCCGACGGCAAGACCGGCCCGGGCAGCTCGATCGCGATCCTGGAATCGGACGAGGACGTGCTGCTGTACGACGTCGGGCACATCCCGACTTCCCTCAAGCTCGACTGGCACCAAGACCTCAACGACCCGCTCAGCCGTGACTACGTTGACGGTGAGCAGTTGGCGAAGGTGTTGACCGAGCGAGGCATCGGTCGCGACACGACGATCGTCATCTACGGCGACAAGAGCAACTGGTGGGCCGCCTACGCACTGTGGGTGCTGACCCTCTTCGGGCACGAGGACGTCCGCCTGCTTGACGGCGGCCGCGCCAAGTGGATCGCCGAAGATCGCGAGCTGACCCGCGACGTGCCCTCGGTGAGCCCGGCAACCGGCGCGGACGCCTACCCCGTGGTCGAGCGCAAGGACGCCGAAATCCGCGCGTTCAAGGAGGACGTGCTCGAACACCTCGGCAAGCCCATGGTTGACGTGCGCTCGCCCGGCGAGTTCAGCGGCGAACTGCTGCACATGCCCGACTACCCGCAGGAAGGTGCGATGCGCGGCGGTCACATCCCCGGCGCGAAGTCGGTGCCGTGGGCGCGTGCCGCCAATGAGGACGGCACCTTCAAGTCGCGTGCTGAACTGGAGGAGATCTACCAGTCCGAGCAGGGCCTGAGCCCGGAAGACGACGTCGTCGCCTACTGCCGGATCGGTGAGCGCAGCAGCCACACGTGGTTCGTGCTCACCCACCTGCTCGGCTTCGACAAGGTGCGCAACTATGACGGATCCTGGACCGAGTGGGGTAACTCCGTCCGCGTCCCGATCGAGAAGTGA
- a CDS encoding Type 1 glutamine amidotransferase-like domain-containing protein: MKLLLTSGGVTNPTIHAALVELLGKPVEQSKALAIPTAQWGHPMCSPVSAQGFVAGDREASMAGLGWQSVGLLELTALPHIDRERWLPWVQEADVVLVDGGDATFLHHWLRESGLAGVLPSLTDKVWVGVSAGSMVMTPRIGELFVEWNGAPDDRTLGVVDFAIFPHLDYPGFDENTMEWAERWASTIGLPSYAIDDQTALRVVDGQVEVVSEGNWRHFTG; the protein is encoded by the coding sequence ATGAAGCTGTTGCTCACCTCCGGTGGTGTCACCAACCCCACCATCCACGCGGCTCTGGTCGAGCTCCTCGGCAAACCGGTTGAGCAGAGCAAGGCCCTCGCCATCCCGACGGCGCAGTGGGGTCACCCGATGTGTTCGCCGGTGTCGGCCCAGGGCTTCGTGGCCGGTGATCGCGAGGCCTCGATGGCCGGACTGGGTTGGCAGTCGGTCGGACTGCTCGAACTCACCGCCCTCCCGCACATCGACCGCGAACGCTGGTTGCCCTGGGTGCAGGAGGCGGACGTCGTGCTCGTGGACGGCGGCGACGCGACCTTCCTGCACCACTGGCTGCGCGAATCGGGGCTGGCGGGCGTCCTGCCCTCGTTGACCGACAAGGTCTGGGTGGGCGTCAGCGCCGGCAGCATGGTCATGACGCCTCGCATCGGTGAGCTCTTCGTCGAGTGGAACGGCGCGCCTGACGACCGCACGCTCGGCGTCGTCGACTTCGCGATCTTCCCGCACCTCGACTACCCCGGTTTTGACGAGAACACCATGGAGTGGGCCGAGCGTTGGGCGTCCACGATCGGACTGCCGTCCTACGCGATCGACGACCAGACCGCGCTACGGGTGGTGGACGGTCAGGTCGAGGTCGTGTCGGAGGGGAACTGGCGGCACTTCACCGGCTGA
- a CDS encoding NAD(P)H-binding protein: protein MILVTGAGGYIGSRLVPRLLADGHEVRATFTRLDRAEELWWHTDSRVESVQMDVFDPASVARATAGASSAYYLIHGLADRDFERLDQQAAQTFADAATTAGIDLVVYLSGLVPDLPAAQLSPHLRSRLDVEQILTERAPSTVTLRAAMVIGGGSTSLEIMRQLTNRLPVQPLPTWMNSRLQPVSVVDTLEALVGALDPTVPSRWYDIGGPDAMGYGMLLWQFARAAGVRRPRLFVPFLPGPLVAELAGALVDAPGVTVESLIDSLAYDMVCADDDFVTDLLPAGWQLLTVREALRRAIADSDAVGAERDPMVTMPHDPQWTKATGGTIDGVARVVPRLLQLL, encoded by the coding sequence ATGATCCTGGTGACCGGAGCCGGTGGTTACATCGGCAGCCGCCTGGTGCCCCGTTTACTCGCCGACGGGCACGAGGTGCGTGCGACCTTCACCCGGCTCGATCGGGCCGAGGAGCTGTGGTGGCACACGGATTCGCGGGTCGAGTCGGTGCAGATGGACGTCTTCGACCCGGCGTCTGTGGCCCGCGCGACGGCCGGCGCCAGTTCCGCGTACTACCTGATCCACGGCCTCGCCGATCGCGACTTCGAGCGACTCGACCAGCAGGCGGCGCAGACATTCGCCGACGCCGCGACGACTGCCGGAATCGATCTCGTCGTGTACCTCTCCGGGCTCGTGCCGGATCTGCCGGCGGCGCAGCTCTCGCCGCATCTGCGGTCGCGCCTGGATGTAGAGCAGATCCTCACCGAGCGCGCTCCTTCGACTGTGACGCTGCGTGCCGCGATGGTGATCGGTGGTGGCTCGACCTCGCTGGAGATCATGCGGCAGCTGACCAATCGCCTTCCGGTGCAGCCGCTTCCGACCTGGATGAACTCACGCTTGCAGCCTGTTTCGGTGGTCGACACCCTCGAAGCGCTGGTCGGCGCGCTCGACCCGACGGTGCCCTCTCGCTGGTACGACATCGGTGGCCCGGACGCGATGGGTTACGGCATGTTGCTGTGGCAGTTCGCTCGCGCGGCCGGCGTGCGTCGTCCGCGCCTTTTCGTGCCCTTCTTGCCTGGCCCACTGGTCGCCGAACTCGCGGGCGCGCTCGTCGATGCGCCGGGCGTGACCGTCGAGTCGCTCATCGACAGCCTCGCCTACGACATGGTGTGCGCCGACGACGACTTCGTGACCGATCTACTGCCCGCCGGATGGCAGCTACTCACCGTTCGCGAAGCTCTCCGACGGGCGATCGCCGACTCCGATGCTGTTGGTGCTGAACGCGATCCGATGGTGACGATGCCGCACGATCCGCAGTGGACCAAGGCCACCGGCGGCACGATCGACGGTGTCGCACGCGTCGTTCCGCGGCTGCTTCAGCTGCTCTGA
- a CDS encoding alpha/beta fold hydrolase — protein sequence MDVVLLAGLWLDGGTAWDAVLPELESRGHRGVAVQLPGQGDGNSRATLDDQVAAAVAALDAAGGPVAVVGHSAACTLASLAADARPDKVTKVLLIGGFPSAEGELYADFFPVEDGVMAFPGWEPFAGPDSDDLDEATKQRVADEAVPVPEGVSRATVHYTDERRLDVPTVLICPEFTPAQAQEYIDSGDLPEMTKVKSLELVDLDSGHWPMFSRPAELAQVIADQLV from the coding sequence ATGGACGTCGTGTTGCTTGCAGGTCTGTGGTTGGACGGCGGGACGGCCTGGGATGCCGTGCTGCCGGAGCTGGAATCCCGGGGACATCGGGGAGTGGCAGTACAACTGCCCGGACAAGGTGATGGCAATAGCCGCGCCACCCTCGACGATCAGGTGGCCGCCGCGGTCGCTGCGCTGGACGCAGCCGGAGGCCCTGTGGCGGTCGTGGGCCACTCGGCGGCATGCACGCTCGCGTCGTTGGCTGCGGACGCGCGTCCCGACAAGGTGACGAAGGTCTTACTGATCGGCGGTTTCCCCAGTGCCGAAGGTGAGTTGTACGCCGACTTCTTCCCGGTCGAGGACGGCGTGATGGCCTTCCCGGGATGGGAGCCCTTCGCCGGGCCCGACAGCGACGACCTCGACGAGGCGACCAAGCAGCGCGTGGCGGACGAGGCCGTGCCGGTGCCCGAAGGCGTCAGCCGAGCGACCGTGCACTACACCGACGAGCGACGCCTCGACGTCCCGACGGTGCTCATCTGTCCGGAGTTCACGCCGGCGCAGGCGCAGGAGTACATCGACAGCGGCGATCTGCCCGAAATGACCAAGGTGAAGTCGCTCGAACTCGTCGACCTCGATTCTGGTCACTGGCCGATGTTCAGTCGCCCCGCCGAACTGGCGCAGGTCATCGCCGACCAGCTCGTCTGA
- a CDS encoding SRPBCC family protein: MNSFSARNVSQETVPYDIDTLWSVLTDAKTLQELTPLVRRITPDGDRWKWELTSIPVLNQKFQPVFTALMTFDPKTRISYAHDPARTDELAAVEGIYTLTPKDEGTHLRIDITVTARMPFPKVMGPAVRTAMNVVMTQMGNGFARNLEKHLR, translated from the coding sequence GTGAACTCATTCTCCGCTCGCAACGTCTCGCAAGAGACGGTGCCGTATGACATCGACACCCTATGGTCGGTGCTCACCGATGCGAAAACCTTGCAGGAGCTCACTCCGTTGGTGCGCAGGATCACCCCGGACGGTGATCGATGGAAGTGGGAGCTGACCTCGATCCCGGTGCTCAACCAGAAGTTCCAGCCGGTCTTCACCGCGCTGATGACCTTCGACCCCAAGACCCGCATTTCGTACGCGCACGACCCGGCGCGCACTGACGAACTGGCTGCGGTCGAGGGCATCTACACCCTGACCCCGAAGGACGAGGGCACCCACCTGCGCATCGACATCACCGTCACCGCCCGCATGCCCTTCCCGAAGGTCATGGGTCCGGCGGTACGCACGGCAATGAACGTCGTGATGACGCAGATGGGCAACGGCTTCGCCCGCAACCTGGAGAAGCACCTGCGCTGA
- a CDS encoding NAD(P)H-binding protein: MKILVTGATGYVGGRLVPELLKAGHDVRTTKTSGESVSPWWSDQVETVEMDVLDKDDVDRAVDGVDAIYYLIHGMGGDNFVETDRKAAELVAAAIESHNVSRVVYLSGIVPDVPEDELSDHITSRLEVERILSATPAIVITLRAAVLLGSASTSFEIIRQVSERMPVQTVPEWMDSQVQPIAVVDALQALVGALTVPGPSRHVDVGGPDQMRYAELLDVYADVADLERPQLKVPFLPTALVGALVATLIDVPKPTVEALVESLHHDMVSGDDTSVRELLPQGHRMVPVREAIERSLATRSASPQDADPMGPLPHDPPWAQGGEDKSVLSRIKDALPGSGSD, translated from the coding sequence ATGAAGATCCTGGTGACCGGTGCGACCGGATACGTCGGTGGACGTCTGGTGCCCGAACTGCTGAAAGCGGGGCACGACGTCCGCACCACGAAGACCTCCGGTGAAAGCGTCTCTCCCTGGTGGAGCGACCAGGTGGAGACCGTGGAGATGGACGTCCTCGACAAGGACGACGTCGACCGGGCCGTCGACGGTGTCGACGCGATCTACTACCTGATCCACGGCATGGGCGGCGACAACTTCGTCGAGACCGACCGCAAGGCTGCCGAACTCGTAGCTGCCGCAATCGAATCGCATAACGTCTCGCGGGTCGTCTACCTCTCCGGCATCGTCCCCGACGTGCCCGAGGATGAGTTGTCCGACCACATCACCTCCCGGCTGGAGGTGGAGCGCATCCTGTCGGCGACCCCCGCGATCGTCATCACGTTGCGCGCGGCGGTGCTGCTCGGCAGTGCCTCGACCTCCTTCGAGATCATCCGACAGGTCAGCGAGCGGATGCCGGTGCAGACCGTCCCGGAGTGGATGGACTCGCAGGTGCAGCCCATCGCAGTCGTCGACGCGCTGCAGGCCTTGGTGGGTGCGCTCACCGTGCCCGGCCCTTCTCGTCACGTTGACGTGGGTGGGCCCGACCAGATGCGCTACGCCGAACTGCTCGATGTCTACGCCGATGTCGCCGATCTCGAGCGCCCCCAGCTGAAGGTGCCGTTCCTACCGACCGCGCTCGTCGGCGCCTTGGTGGCCACGCTGATCGATGTGCCGAAGCCGACGGTCGAAGCGCTCGTCGAGAGCCTGCACCACGACATGGTCAGCGGCGACGACACTTCTGTGCGTGAACTGCTGCCGCAGGGGCACCGCATGGTGCCGGTGCGTGAGGCGATCGAGCGGTCGCTGGCCACGCGTTCCGCCAGCCCGCAGGATGCCGACCCGATGGGGCCGCTGCCCCACGACCCGCCGTGGGCGCAGGGTGGCGAGGACAAGTCAGTGCTGAGCCGGATCAAGGACGCCCTGCCCGGCTCGGGTTCAGACTGA